One stretch of Corallococcus exiguus DNA includes these proteins:
- a CDS encoding serine hydrolase domain-containing protein, with amino-acid sequence MSGYHFKLASLGLLMGLCLAFPSRAEDRVQERIRQFAADTRFNGVVLVGKGTRVDYVQAFGLADAETLRPIKRNSRFFVGSVSKWLTAIVVLKLVDGGKLALDAPILTYLPEYRADTGKQLTLRYLISHGSGLPNGLMEAAKKDPSIERETRPLAEAVTLYASGDLVFTPGSRFDYNITNWILVQAILERVSGQSYAQLAQRVVFKPLRMADSGISAGEAGNVPNIALGYRSLSSLRPDDTKLFDFAESILGLPSTEN; translated from the coding sequence ATGTCCGGATATCACTTCAAACTGGCTTCGCTCGGGCTGCTGATGGGCCTCTGTCTCGCGTTTCCCTCGCGTGCGGAAGATCGAGTCCAGGAACGGATTCGGCAGTTCGCCGCAGACACGCGTTTCAACGGCGTCGTCCTCGTGGGCAAGGGGACACGGGTGGACTACGTCCAAGCGTTTGGCCTCGCGGATGCCGAAACCCTTCGCCCCATCAAGCGGAACAGCCGCTTCTTCGTGGGCTCCGTGAGCAAGTGGCTCACGGCCATCGTCGTTCTGAAGCTGGTGGATGGGGGGAAGCTGGCGCTCGACGCACCCATCCTCACCTACCTCCCGGAGTACCGCGCGGATACGGGGAAGCAGCTCACCCTGCGCTATCTGATCAGCCACGGCAGCGGCCTACCCAATGGGCTCATGGAAGCAGCCAAGAAAGACCCCAGCATCGAGCGTGAAACACGACCTCTGGCAGAAGCCGTGACCTTATACGCGAGCGGCGACCTGGTGTTCACGCCGGGATCCCGCTTTGACTACAACATCACCAACTGGATTCTCGTGCAGGCCATCCTGGAGCGGGTTTCCGGCCAGTCCTACGCGCAGCTTGCTCAGCGCGTTGTGTTCAAGCCCCTGCGCATGGCGGACAGCGGCATCTCGGCGGGCGAAGCCGGGAACGTTCCGAACATCGCCCTGGGATACCGGTCGCTGAGCAGCCTGCGGCCAGACGACACGAAGCTGTTCGACTTTGCCGAATCAATCCTGGGGCTTCCGAGCACCGAGAACTGA
- the sbnA gene encoding 2,3-diaminopropionate biosynthesis protein SbnA — protein MIPTPLIERIAALQLVLKETPTVRVMWEGLDLHAKLEGQNPVGSLKDRPALWVLKRAAERGDLHEGSTIVESSSGNFASALATYAKLLGLKFIPVIDPNITPGYESFLERTCEQVVKVTERDDMGGYLKTRLNKVRELCGTIQGAFWPNQYGNPDVVEAHYWLTGEEIRRTFQRLDYVFVGVSTGGTIAGVSRRLKEVFPSIRVVAVDAQGSVIFGGAAGKRFIPGIGASVRPELVNHALIDDVVLVPEYETVQCCRELLLQHNLLVGGSSGSCFAAVKRYLPRFRELPTPPTVLFMCADRGTAYLDTIFSPSWTARFS, from the coding sequence GTGATACCCACCCCCCTCATCGAACGAATTGCGGCGCTGCAGCTCGTCCTGAAGGAAACACCCACTGTGCGGGTGATGTGGGAGGGACTGGATCTCCACGCAAAGCTGGAAGGCCAGAATCCCGTGGGCAGCCTCAAGGATCGGCCGGCGCTGTGGGTCCTCAAGCGCGCCGCCGAACGAGGGGATCTGCACGAGGGCTCCACCATCGTGGAGTCGTCCTCCGGCAACTTCGCGTCGGCCCTGGCCACGTACGCGAAGCTGCTGGGGCTGAAGTTCATCCCGGTCATCGATCCGAACATCACGCCCGGTTACGAGTCCTTCCTGGAGCGCACGTGCGAGCAGGTGGTGAAGGTCACCGAGCGCGACGACATGGGCGGCTACCTGAAGACCCGCCTGAACAAGGTGCGGGAACTCTGCGGCACCATCCAGGGCGCCTTCTGGCCCAACCAGTACGGCAACCCTGACGTCGTCGAGGCGCACTACTGGCTCACCGGCGAGGAGATTCGCCGGACGTTCCAGCGGCTCGACTACGTCTTCGTCGGGGTGAGTACGGGCGGCACCATCGCGGGCGTGTCCCGCCGGCTCAAGGAGGTGTTCCCCTCCATCCGCGTGGTCGCCGTGGACGCGCAGGGCTCCGTCATCTTTGGCGGGGCGGCCGGCAAGCGCTTCATCCCCGGCATTGGCGCCAGCGTGCGGCCTGAGCTGGTCAACCACGCGCTCATCGATGACGTGGTGTTGGTGCCGGAATACGAAACGGTGCAGTGCTGCCGGGAGCTGCTCCTGCAACACAACCTGCTGGTGGGCGGGTCCTCGGGCTCGTGCTTCGCGGCCGTCAAACGCTACCTGCCCCGCTTCCGCGAGCTGCCTACGCCTCCCACCGTCCTCTTCATGTGCGCCGACCGCGGGACGGCATACCTGGACACCATCTTCTCCCCCTCTTGGACCGCGCGCTTCTCCTGA
- a CDS encoding phosphorylase family protein: protein MKIIIIEDNNEKRIKISQALTSIDGIAISNIEYAGDIFSAKRRLESTRFDLMILDIALPLRGDKDPDENAGFALLDELLTRTGSYHLPAHIIGITGHEKILKQGTLKFSSKLLTLVYFEFSSDEWQLALQARVRQILASIVSKASEPAEYRSDLAIVCALYSPELTNILALPWNWKQISISGDHTIYWSGQYFSNGQPRTVHAAFAARMGMPAASILATKMIHTFRPRFICMTGIAAGVKERINLGDLLVSNPSWDWGSGKWISEKSVAKFLPAPHQIPLDVSLRDKFKLLSQDTALLSEIRNSYPAERPPFELSLRVGPIASGASVLADRQTSTRILSQHRELLGIDMEAYGVLAAAEEASEPRPDAFVVKSIVDFADGEKNDRYQSYAGFVSARITGRFAERFL, encoded by the coding sequence ATGAAAATCATCATAATCGAAGACAATAACGAAAAACGCATAAAAATAAGCCAAGCGCTGACAAGCATCGATGGAATAGCAATATCAAACATCGAATATGCCGGCGACATATTCTCAGCAAAACGTAGACTGGAGTCGACGCGATTTGACTTAATGATTCTTGACATTGCCCTGCCGTTGCGCGGAGACAAGGATCCCGACGAGAACGCCGGATTCGCCCTGCTTGATGAACTGCTGACTCGGACAGGCAGTTACCACCTTCCCGCGCATATCATCGGCATCACTGGACATGAGAAAATCCTAAAACAAGGCACCCTTAAGTTCTCAAGCAAGCTTCTTACGCTTGTCTATTTCGAGTTCTCAAGCGACGAGTGGCAACTTGCTCTTCAAGCCAGAGTTCGCCAAATTCTTGCCTCAATCGTCAGCAAAGCGTCTGAGCCAGCCGAGTACAGGTCCGACCTTGCCATTGTGTGTGCACTCTACTCTCCAGAGTTAACCAACATTCTCGCATTGCCCTGGAATTGGAAACAGATAAGCATCTCCGGAGACCATACGATCTACTGGAGTGGACAATATTTTAGTAACGGGCAACCGCGAACGGTCCATGCGGCTTTTGCAGCAAGGATGGGCATGCCCGCAGCCTCAATTTTGGCCACGAAAATGATTCATACATTCCGGCCACGCTTTATTTGCATGACTGGCATAGCTGCAGGCGTTAAAGAGCGGATCAACCTAGGTGACCTTCTCGTCTCAAATCCGTCATGGGACTGGGGAAGCGGCAAGTGGATTTCCGAAAAAAGCGTGGCAAAGTTCCTCCCAGCACCACATCAAATTCCTCTTGACGTATCACTTAGGGATAAATTCAAATTACTCTCTCAAGACACTGCTCTCTTGTCGGAAATTCGCAATTCCTACCCTGCGGAACGTCCTCCTTTTGAACTGTCGCTCAGGGTCGGACCAATCGCCTCTGGAGCATCGGTGTTAGCAGATCGACAAACCTCCACTCGAATTCTTTCCCAGCACAGAGAACTCCTCGGCATTGATATGGAAGCATATGGAGTGTTGGCTGCCGCTGAAGAGGCAAGTGAACCAAGGCCTGACGCATTCGTGGTCAAGTCAATAGTTGATTTTGCTGACGGGGAGAAAAACGACCGCTATCAGTCGTATGCAGGCTTCGTCAGCGCGAGAATAACCGGCCGATTCGCTGAGCGTTTTCTTTAA
- a CDS encoding response regulator transcription factor, with translation MIEDDEDKRNRISDFIATIITAEIKEARSLQSGLQAIIAETHDVVILDMTMPTFDITSEEGGGRPQAYAGRELLRHMKRRNINTPAIVVTQFDRFGQGPNSLTLEELNKDLHASHPGHYLGTVYYSVTLDGWQDALSRLLSKVTTKKGPTQ, from the coding sequence TTGATTGAAGACGACGAAGACAAGAGAAATCGAATCTCTGATTTCATCGCAACGATAATAACCGCAGAAATCAAGGAGGCGCGTTCGCTGCAGAGCGGGCTCCAGGCAATCATCGCCGAAACCCACGACGTTGTCATCCTCGACATGACAATGCCAACATTTGACATAACATCGGAAGAAGGAGGCGGGCGACCCCAGGCCTACGCTGGTCGAGAATTGCTTCGACACATGAAACGACGAAACATCAATACCCCCGCCATCGTTGTCACTCAGTTTGATCGATTTGGCCAAGGACCAAACTCCTTGACGCTAGAAGAACTCAACAAAGACCTTCACGCATCTCATCCTGGCCACTACCTGGGAACCGTCTATTACAGCGTAACCTTAGATGGCTGGCAGGATGCACTATCGCGACTACTTTCGAAGGTCACGACAAAGAAAGGACCAACCCAATGA
- a CDS encoding serine hydrolase domain-containing protein, protein MNIQRWGLLLLLGLSQSAWAAPDKVDAFLRAEMARNHIPGAAVAVVRDGKVIKLAAYGTANLEWKAPASTRTAFQIASGTKMFTAVLLMDFVGQGKLRLADRVCQYIAECPPAWKDITLRHLASHTSGLKPGPVDADNASVTAAIDVAKRAPLASTPGEKNAYGSDDFVLLTHVLEKVGGAPYEQLLRDRIFTPLGMTNSGFDHATLTEAHVVLTSDVVAERAATYQWQTDNQQQYWFMYPYYTLSAGGLFSTVTDMSRFTAALMSDKLLNADLRTAMWTQPTLNDGKPSGFAVGWTVGQYRGRREVAHSGGPALSDTVYYPDDKLAVVVLTNQRKLVPTLAHGVANFYLSPPPFLNEPGISDATPERTQALKQLLPALIQGKADARHFSGTAKDELADMNEWFRMKLGGMPPLSRWVLLEDSSDHLSRTYRAVFGKDVTQRWKVRFDPAGLISELDVADE, encoded by the coding sequence ATGAACATTCAACGATGGGGCCTGCTGCTTCTCCTTGGGTTGTCACAGTCAGCATGGGCCGCGCCGGACAAGGTGGATGCGTTCCTGCGGGCGGAGATGGCTCGCAATCACATCCCTGGCGCCGCGGTCGCGGTCGTCCGTGACGGCAAGGTCATCAAGCTCGCGGCCTACGGCACGGCGAACCTGGAATGGAAAGCCCCCGCGAGCACGCGCACGGCGTTCCAGATTGCCTCCGGCACAAAGATGTTCACGGCGGTCCTGCTGATGGACTTCGTGGGCCAGGGAAAGCTCCGGCTCGCTGACCGTGTCTGTCAGTACATCGCCGAGTGTCCTCCGGCCTGGAAGGACATCACCCTGCGCCACCTCGCCAGCCACACGTCTGGATTGAAGCCTGGCCCCGTGGACGCGGACAACGCCAGCGTCACGGCCGCGATCGATGTGGCGAAGCGGGCCCCGCTTGCGTCAACACCGGGTGAGAAGAACGCCTATGGGTCGGACGACTTCGTCCTCCTCACCCATGTCCTGGAAAAGGTCGGCGGTGCTCCCTACGAGCAGCTCCTGCGCGACCGCATCTTCACGCCCCTGGGCATGACGAACAGCGGCTTCGACCACGCCACCCTCACCGAAGCGCACGTCGTCCTAACCAGCGACGTCGTCGCGGAACGCGCGGCGACCTATCAATGGCAGACAGACAACCAGCAGCAGTACTGGTTCATGTATCCGTATTACACGCTGTCGGCCGGCGGCCTGTTCTCCACCGTGACGGACATGTCCCGATTCACAGCCGCGCTGATGAGCGACAAGCTCTTGAACGCGGACCTGCGCACCGCCATGTGGACGCAGCCCACGCTCAACGACGGCAAGCCCAGCGGCTTCGCGGTGGGCTGGACCGTGGGTCAGTACCGGGGACGTCGCGAGGTGGCCCACAGCGGCGGACCTGCCCTCTCCGACACGGTCTACTACCCGGACGACAAGCTGGCCGTGGTGGTGCTGACGAATCAGCGGAAGCTGGTCCCTACCCTCGCCCACGGCGTGGCGAACTTCTACCTGTCGCCCCCGCCCTTCCTGAACGAGCCTGGCATCTCCGACGCCACGCCCGAGCGCACGCAGGCCTTGAAGCAACTCCTGCCCGCACTGATCCAGGGCAAGGCGGACGCCCGCCACTTCAGCGGGACCGCGAAGGACGAGCTCGCGGATATGAACGAGTGGTTCCGCATGAAGCTCGGCGGAATGCCTCCGCTGAGCCGGTGGGTCCTCCTGGAGGACTCCTCGGACCACCTGTCACGGACCTACCGTGCCGTGTTCGGCAAGGACGTGACGCAGCGCTGGAAGGTCCGCTTCGATCCGGCAGGGCTGATTTCGGAACTCGACGTGGCGGACGAGTAG
- a CDS encoding Gfo/Idh/MocA family protein: MSRPIPLLLLGAGFSRGAHVPALRGLSGAFRIAGVFSRTRAKAEAVAGELPGPVEVFTELDRALEMPGIEAVDVALPILPASDAIAAALGRGLHVFSEKPIAESVERARALLTLQAPRPDQVWYVAENFRFWETAWRVRELIASGEIGTPLLCHYPTLVPIKSTPWFQTQWRREPGYAGGFLLDGGVHDIAALRLMLGEVSHVSAFVRGVDPALPPADTLAASLQFESGLVANYSVSYALEPVRLTPWSVVKALLSGAERPVRDRFGRKHIVGTHGSIFFMHDRVELVRGLKRTVFKVRSADMMVRQFEDFHAGVRAGQPIRNSPREALHDLAVIEALLTSARERTVTRPARLEDAASLSALAGGQS, translated from the coding sequence ATGAGCCGCCCGATTCCACTCCTGCTGCTGGGAGCCGGTTTCTCCCGGGGAGCGCACGTCCCCGCACTGCGCGGGCTGAGCGGAGCGTTCCGCATCGCCGGTGTCTTCAGCCGAACGCGGGCGAAGGCGGAGGCCGTGGCGGGCGAGCTGCCAGGACCGGTGGAGGTGTTCACGGAGCTGGACCGGGCGTTGGAGATGCCTGGGATTGAAGCCGTGGACGTGGCGCTGCCCATCCTGCCCGCGTCGGACGCCATCGCGGCGGCGCTGGGCCGGGGCCTGCATGTCTTCAGCGAGAAGCCCATCGCCGAGTCGGTGGAGCGCGCGCGGGCGCTGCTCACGCTCCAAGCGCCGCGCCCGGATCAGGTCTGGTACGTCGCGGAGAACTTCCGCTTCTGGGAGACGGCCTGGCGCGTCCGGGAGCTGATCGCCTCGGGGGAGATTGGCACGCCGCTTTTGTGCCACTACCCGACGCTGGTCCCCATCAAGTCCACGCCGTGGTTCCAGACGCAGTGGCGCCGTGAGCCGGGGTACGCGGGCGGCTTCCTGCTGGACGGCGGGGTGCACGACATCGCCGCCCTGCGGTTGATGCTGGGCGAGGTGTCGCACGTCAGCGCCTTCGTGCGCGGCGTGGATCCGGCGCTGCCTCCCGCCGACACGTTGGCCGCGTCGCTCCAGTTCGAGAGCGGGCTCGTGGCGAACTACTCCGTCAGCTACGCGCTGGAGCCGGTCCGGCTGACGCCTTGGAGCGTGGTGAAGGCATTGCTCTCCGGAGCCGAGCGGCCCGTGCGCGACCGCTTCGGCCGCAAGCACATCGTAGGCACGCACGGATCCATCTTCTTCATGCATGACCGCGTGGAGCTGGTGCGGGGCCTGAAGCGGACCGTGTTCAAGGTCCGCTCGGCCGACATGATGGTGCGGCAGTTCGAGGACTTCCACGCCGGGGTGCGCGCGGGTCAGCCCATCCGCAACAGCCCCCGCGAGGCCCTGCACGACCTGGCCGTCATCGAGGCCCTGCTCACATCGGCCCGGGAGCGCACAGTCACGAGGCCTGCCCGGCTGGAGGATGCCGCCTCCCTGTCGGCGTTGGCGGGGGGCCAGTCATGA
- a CDS encoding FAD-dependent oxidoreductase: MNPRPRSCDVVIIGSGPGGSTLAHGLSRRGARVLVVEEGDFLRPDPSRADASIHMQEFMQGTQQSFVGGPSKFYGAALYRLREQDFQATATETAESPAWPVRYSDLEPFYDEAEHLYAVRGSTHEDPSEPPRSRPFPHGPIEHEPYIAPIVERLRAQGLPVSYIPKAVDVGPGGKCILCARCDGHYCQRDAKMDAEIAALRPALATGRVQLLTRTQCLRVLTTPDGLRATGVLLQQDGETWEVDADVVAVCAGFARTPLLLRRSRNDAHPEGIGNASGCLGRYLAGHTAGLVFPMRGFKRVPDLHQKTFAINSFYGPSAEWPYPLGVIQAAGQLPLWKSVPAVARPFVRFIVERSVTCFLMTEAVASKESGFVFQGDEIVRMEPPRPNVKTFRRLRRMAIDIFKKAGFPVVLAPRSPADLWHLVGTARFGEDPATSVLDPHCRVHGMDNLYVVDSCFLPSAGAVNTTLTVIAMSLRVAEHIAARVSPHASLLSVSSARPAPPRPEP, encoded by the coding sequence ATGAACCCGCGTCCTCGCAGCTGCGACGTGGTGATCATCGGCAGCGGCCCCGGCGGCAGCACGCTCGCGCATGGCCTCTCGCGGCGGGGCGCTCGGGTCCTGGTGGTGGAGGAAGGGGACTTCCTGCGGCCGGATCCCTCGCGAGCGGACGCGAGCATCCACATGCAGGAGTTCATGCAGGGGACGCAGCAGAGCTTCGTGGGCGGGCCGTCGAAGTTCTATGGCGCGGCGCTCTACCGGCTGCGCGAGCAGGACTTCCAGGCCACCGCCACGGAGACTGCCGAGTCCCCCGCGTGGCCCGTCCGCTACAGCGACCTGGAGCCGTTCTACGACGAGGCGGAGCACCTCTACGCCGTCCGAGGTTCGACGCACGAGGACCCCTCCGAGCCTCCCCGCTCCCGCCCCTTCCCGCACGGGCCCATCGAGCACGAGCCGTACATCGCGCCCATCGTGGAGCGCTTGCGGGCTCAGGGGCTTCCCGTCTCGTACATCCCCAAGGCCGTGGACGTGGGGCCTGGCGGCAAGTGCATCCTGTGCGCGCGGTGCGACGGCCACTACTGCCAGCGCGACGCGAAGATGGACGCGGAGATCGCCGCGCTGCGCCCTGCTCTGGCGACGGGGCGGGTCCAGTTGCTCACGCGGACGCAGTGCCTGCGGGTGCTCACCACGCCGGATGGGCTCCGGGCCACGGGCGTACTGCTGCAACAGGATGGCGAGACGTGGGAGGTGGACGCGGACGTGGTGGCCGTATGCGCGGGCTTCGCGCGGACGCCACTGCTGCTGCGGCGCTCACGCAATGACGCGCACCCGGAGGGCATTGGCAACGCCAGCGGGTGCCTGGGCCGCTATCTCGCGGGACACACGGCGGGGCTGGTGTTCCCCATGCGCGGCTTCAAGCGCGTGCCGGACCTGCACCAGAAGACGTTCGCCATCAATTCCTTCTATGGCCCTTCCGCGGAATGGCCCTACCCCCTGGGCGTCATCCAGGCCGCGGGCCAGCTGCCGCTGTGGAAGAGCGTGCCCGCCGTGGCTCGGCCGTTCGTGCGGTTCATCGTCGAGCGCAGCGTGACGTGCTTCCTGATGACAGAGGCCGTGGCCAGCAAGGAGTCCGGCTTCGTGTTCCAGGGCGATGAGATCGTCCGGATGGAGCCTCCCCGGCCGAACGTGAAGACGTTCCGGCGCCTGCGGCGCATGGCGATCGACATCTTCAAGAAGGCCGGCTTCCCCGTCGTGCTGGCGCCCCGCAGCCCCGCGGACCTGTGGCACCTGGTGGGCACGGCGCGCTTCGGCGAAGACCCGGCCACCTCCGTGCTGGATCCGCACTGCCGCGTCCACGGGATGGACAACCTCTACGTCGTCGACTCGTGCTTCCTGCCCTCCGCGGGCGCGGTGAACACGACGCTGACGGTGATCGCCATGTCGCTGCGGGTGGCCGAACACATCGCCGCCCGGGTTTCACCCCACGCTTCCCTCCTCTCCGTTTCTTCCGCGCGTCCCGCGCCGCCCCGCCCCGAGCCATGA
- a CDS encoding cyclic peptide export ABC transporter yields MFSLLSLLLRRSRTSMFAIAVTGIFSGLCNSALLALISHVLGTDQSTPKTLIVGFFALSVGVLVGNTVPELLLAKVSRSITAELRLKLGRSILVAPYRRLEIIGKGPVLAALSQDVQAIVNIASKIPGLIVCTTIVLGCLGYMAWLSPRGMTLVLPAMTLLVVFYYFATRKMVPLWREERDTQDDLFREQQQVLDGIKELKLHGSRRRAFMEEDYAPAVERTRLKGMQAAISVALLGSFVHFFTWLVLGVMLFGVFALSAHDTDATRGYVLSLMYMWGPFRGLLEDVGRWPQVSIALDKLQQLELSLTESLTEEPSSTPLTLPADGRQEVVVESVTYAFSDGAEEAAFRVGPIDLALRSGELVFVVGGNGSGKTTMAKLLTGLYTPRSGQLLWNGVPVTDQNREAYRNTFSAIFTDFHLFENLRGVDPAQLQGRVQEYLRLFELDSKLQVVNGRFSTTSLSTGQRKRLAMVVALLEDKPFYLFDEWAADQDPEFREVFYRRLLPELAARGKGVLVITHDDRYFHLAHRVIKLELGKTVAAAPASAA; encoded by the coding sequence ATGTTCTCCCTGCTGTCGCTCCTGCTGCGTCGCTCCCGGACCTCGATGTTCGCCATCGCGGTCACGGGCATCTTCTCCGGCCTTTGCAACAGCGCCCTGCTCGCGCTGATCAGTCACGTGCTGGGCACGGACCAGTCCACCCCGAAGACGCTGATCGTGGGCTTCTTCGCCCTGAGCGTGGGCGTGCTGGTGGGCAACACCGTGCCGGAGCTGCTGCTGGCGAAGGTGTCGCGCTCCATCACCGCGGAGCTGCGGCTCAAGCTGGGCCGCAGCATCCTCGTGGCGCCCTACCGGCGCCTGGAGATCATTGGCAAGGGGCCCGTGCTCGCGGCGCTCTCCCAGGATGTGCAGGCCATCGTCAACATCGCCTCGAAGATCCCCGGGCTCATCGTCTGCACCACCATCGTGCTCGGCTGCCTGGGATACATGGCGTGGCTGTCGCCCCGCGGGATGACGCTGGTCCTGCCCGCCATGACGCTGCTGGTGGTCTTCTATTACTTCGCGACCCGCAAGATGGTCCCCCTGTGGCGCGAGGAGCGCGACACCCAGGACGACCTGTTCCGCGAGCAGCAGCAGGTGCTGGACGGCATCAAGGAGCTCAAGCTCCACGGGTCGCGCCGCCGTGCGTTCATGGAGGAGGACTACGCGCCCGCAGTGGAGCGCACCCGGCTCAAGGGCATGCAGGCGGCCATCAGCGTCGCGCTGCTGGGCAGCTTCGTGCACTTCTTCACCTGGCTGGTGCTGGGCGTGATGCTCTTCGGCGTCTTCGCCCTCAGCGCGCACGACACCGACGCCACGCGCGGCTACGTGCTGTCGCTGATGTACATGTGGGGGCCGTTCCGCGGGCTGCTGGAGGACGTGGGCCGCTGGCCCCAGGTGAGCATCGCGCTCGACAAGCTCCAGCAGTTGGAGCTGTCTCTCACCGAGTCGCTCACCGAGGAGCCCTCCTCCACTCCGCTGACCCTACCCGCCGACGGACGGCAGGAGGTGGTCGTCGAGTCGGTGACCTACGCGTTCAGCGACGGGGCCGAAGAGGCCGCGTTCCGCGTGGGCCCCATCGACCTGGCGCTGCGCTCCGGTGAGCTGGTGTTCGTGGTGGGTGGCAACGGCAGCGGCAAGACGACGATGGCCAAGCTGCTCACCGGGCTCTACACGCCCCGGTCCGGACAGCTGCTCTGGAACGGTGTCCCGGTGACGGACCAGAACCGGGAGGCGTACCGCAACACGTTCTCCGCCATCTTCACCGACTTCCACCTCTTCGAGAACCTGCGCGGCGTGGACCCCGCCCAGCTCCAGGGCCGCGTGCAGGAATACCTGCGGCTGTTCGAACTGGACTCGAAGCTCCAGGTCGTCAACGGGCGGTTCTCCACGACGAGCCTGTCCACCGGCCAGCGCAAGCGCCTGGCGATGGTCGTCGCGCTCCTGGAGGACAAGCCGTTCTACCTCTTCGATGAATGGGCGGCGGATCAGGACCCCGAGTTCCGCGAGGTCTTCTACCGCCGGCTGCTTCCGGAGCTGGCCGCGCGGGGCAAGGGCGTGCTCGTCATCACGCACGACGACCGCTACTTCCACCTCGCGCACCGGGTCATCAAGCTGGAGCTGGGCAAGACCGTCGCGGCGGCGCCCGCTTCGGCGGCGTGA
- the sbnB gene encoding 2,3-diaminopropionate biosynthesis protein SbnB, with protein MTFPFNVITGKTIHSIIQGATQECVDRVRDAYLAHEEKQSVNPDSYFLRFPERPRDRIIALPAYLGGTTNVSGIKWIASYPDNVSKGFPRASAVLLLNDYETGYPFACLESSIISAARTAGSAVLAAEWLNGRKRQVRRLGIVGNGLIARYIYTFLMELGWEVDEVLLHDLVPAEAERFARESCRPTRHGVIRCETELETVVRSSDLLVLATVAGTPYIRDPALLAHNPIVLNISLRDLAPELLLASHNIVDDVEHVMKANTSPHLAEQLSGGRGFVTGTLAQLILGRCQVDRTQPIIFSPFGLGVLDLAVGKWVYDVAVARDEHVAVNDFFWELTR; from the coding sequence ATGACCTTCCCCTTCAACGTCATCACCGGAAAGACGATCCACTCCATCATCCAGGGCGCGACCCAGGAGTGCGTGGACCGCGTGCGGGACGCCTACCTCGCCCACGAGGAGAAGCAGAGCGTCAACCCGGACAGCTACTTCCTGCGCTTCCCGGAGAGGCCGCGCGACCGGATCATCGCGCTGCCGGCCTACCTGGGCGGCACCACCAACGTGTCCGGCATCAAGTGGATCGCCAGCTACCCGGACAACGTCTCGAAGGGCTTCCCTCGCGCCTCCGCGGTGCTCCTGCTCAACGACTACGAGACGGGCTACCCCTTCGCGTGCCTGGAGAGCTCCATCATCTCCGCGGCGCGGACCGCGGGATCCGCGGTGCTGGCGGCGGAGTGGCTCAACGGCCGGAAGCGCCAGGTGCGCAGGCTGGGCATCGTGGGCAATGGCCTCATCGCCCGCTACATCTACACGTTCCTCATGGAACTGGGCTGGGAGGTGGACGAAGTCCTCCTGCACGACCTGGTCCCCGCGGAGGCCGAGCGCTTCGCCCGGGAGTCGTGCCGGCCGACGCGCCATGGCGTCATCCGCTGCGAGACGGAGCTGGAGACCGTGGTGCGCTCCAGCGACCTGCTCGTCCTGGCGACGGTCGCCGGGACGCCCTACATCCGCGACCCGGCCCTGCTGGCGCACAACCCCATCGTCCTCAACATCTCCCTGCGGGACCTGGCCCCCGAGCTGCTCCTGGCCTCGCACAACATCGTCGACGACGTCGAACACGTGATGAAGGCCAACACGTCGCCCCACCTCGCGGAGCAGCTGAGCGGTGGACGGGGGTTCGTGACGGGCACGCTCGCGCAGCTCATCCTGGGCCGCTGCCAGGTGGACCGCACCCAGCCCATCATCTTCTCGCCCTTCGGACTCGGCGTGCTGGACCTGGCGGTCGGCAAGTGGGTCTACGACGTCGCCGTCGCTCGTGACGAACACGTCGCCGTGAACGACTTCTTCTGGGAGCTCACCCGCTGA